The DNA window GAACAAGAAGTCCCCCCAAACTTAAGTATGGCTGCAGAAGGGAGGGAGCTTTATCATGAAGAAAGAGATAATCAGGTGGAGGAAAGTACCTCAGAATGGGTCCCAGTGGATGTGAAGAAACTGAAAAATATGTTCTCTGGAGATGGGAGAACAGTCCAACCAAAGcaacataaatatttatatgAGAATCATCCTCAATCTGCCACAGTTTCCCCTGCAATCACAAGTCCAAATGTTGCAGTTGAAAAGAGCCAGTCCTCTAAGGAATGCAGTACTGAGGTATTCCTCCACAGCCAAGTAAAAGATACCTTTAGGCAGTGTGATGACCAAACACAAGGAGACGCATGTGACTTGCCAGCTGGACCACGAGGTTCCAGCCTACTTCTTGAGACACAGGATGGTGACATGGTCCACCAGGCGGAATTAGTTGAGGTAGTAGATGACAATAATGAGATCTCTGACCTGCAGGCTGCGATACATAGCCTCCAACAGGCAACAAATGAGGCCAAGTCTTTGCATCGATCTTCACAGGAAAAACATTCACTTTCTGATGGAGAATCAGAAAGCAAAGAGGTGGTCCAGCAACAACTCCTCGAATCCGCTTCTATGTCTGTTCATAGTTCAGAAATGATGGCTACACAGCAAGATGACGAGGAAGTTGTTTTTCAGGGTAAACTCAAAGCAGCATTGGATTCCCTGGAGAGATCCAACATTAATGTCACCAGGGGAGATTTTAGAGCGGCCATGATATACAGGAACACAAAACCCAAACCTCAGAAAGAGCAATCACAGCCAGGGATTGGAGCGTCTGTTCAACAGACCCCGGTGACGGAGCTTAAACCTGTGGCTGATCCTAAACCAACTCAAGAACCAATGAAAGATGAGGTCTCCAAAAAACAAGTGATGACAGAAAATGATGAGCCCCCGAACCAAAGTAAAACCCAAAATAAACCATCCACAAGTCCTGCCTCAGAAAGAAAACGAAATCCAACTTGTCCGAAACCAGAAATCCTGCCTAAACCTGAGCATTTGAAAATAAAGCCAAGAGGTATTCAATCAACCATCACAGAGACTCCAGAGACAACCAAAACCAGACCCATAAGAACCAAAGGAACAGTTCTTCAACCTTCGGCAAATACACCACTTTCAAAGAAGAATGAACATCAGCATGACTCGTTCAAAAATGACAGTGGCGGCGACTCGGGCCTTAATTCAGAGGATAATCAAAGAAATGAGCTTGCTGATACAGCGAAACAGATGTCTCAAGAAAATGAAGCAAGGATTCAAGTTCAAGGCCCAGTCATAACGTTGGCAAAGGATGACGCAGATAAGAATATCATCAATCATCAAGAGGAGATGAATGCCTCCCTAGGAGGGAAAGCCCTCCAGGATGTCCCAAACAAAGAGAGTATGGGTGAAACCGACGAAAGTCCGGTAGATTTTCATGAAGCGTGTAAGAAATTTGAAAGTAAAAAGGCATTTTCAGTGAAGAGTGCACCTGTAAAGCCAAAAAGGGTCAAAATTGCCcaggctgaaaacaaaaacctgaagcAAAAGTCCGGAGAAAACAGCTCCTCAATTAACACACAAGTGGGTAAGGAACCAAACAAGAAGGATCCTTTATACAATAATCCAAAGTCCTGTGGTCAAACTGCTGATGGCAAAGGGAAGCATGAGGAAAAGATTGTACGAGAGAGCAAAGTTgaaatgagagaaaagaaaagaccgacagagacagaggacgaACGCAGACAGCGGCTCTCGGTTCACATGGATGAGATCATGAGAGGGAACATGACAGCAGCCATGGAAATTTTTGACAACTTGAGAAAACGGGAGGAACTGCAGAACATTCTCTGTCAGGTTGAAGAAATTGAACAGGACACATGCGAAGTCGATGTAAGGtctctgagaaatgtttttgagAGCGTCCCTGACTGGGTTGTTGGAGCAGACAAAAAGAAACCAGAAAAGGAAAAGGTAGAGAGCAAAGAAGATAGGCTCCTGCCAACAAGAGCCGAAAGCAACTCCTCAATGGCACATGTTTTTGGAGATCTTGAGCGAGCCAGTGAGGAAATCATAACTCTGAAAGAACAAACTTTAACCAGACTTCTGAATATAGAAGAAACCATAAAGAAGGCTCTTTGTTCGGTCTCTACCTTGAAATCGGACTCTGATATTGCGGGTTTATCAAGCTTGTTCAAAGAGTCATTAGGGACAGTGCCAGGATCTCCCTCTTTTGGGAATATTAGAAAAATAAGCATCGGGTCAAGCAGAACGAAAGCGCAGCCGACAAAGGGAAATCCTGCTGAACCAGGAAACACAGCTGGGCCAGTTAGTGCAAGCGTCGACGAAGCctcttcaaaacaacaaagtccTCCATCTTCACCTGCCTTCATCTCCATCCAGTCGGCTGCCAGAAAGACGGATAAAGCAGGGGTACCTCCACAAAATACCACAATCTGCCCAACATGTCAGAACAAcccaaagagagaggagaaattcAGGACCACAAAAACCCTGACATGTAACAGCCCTGCACAGAACAGAAAAAGGGACCccagaagaggagggggaaaacaaCCCTCAAACCAACAACACAACCCTAAGCGGGAGCTCAGGGTGCTTGATGTGCAGACGGACAATGAAGGAAATGGTATGACAGGAACTAAAACTGTTCCAAAGAACTTTGAAAGGGCTGATAATTCTGGAAACATGTTTTACTCTTCTAAAACTTCCACTGTCGTCATTACTCAGCCTGAAACTACGACATCCTCAGGGCTTACTGTGGCCACTCCAGCTACATATCATGTCACCTCGTACCCTGATGTTCGGCTGCCAGTCAATCAGAAACCTTAAAgctcacatatcctcctcctcttcttcagtgtaaataagtgtcagagctcctcaaatccactctgatcctgtatttgatcatgtctataaacccctctatttcagccctgctcagaacaggctgtttctgtgtctgtacctttaaatatgtaaatgagctgtgtctgaccacctagctgtgggagtgtcactcacctgggggaggggtttctgccctttgtgatgtaatgaagggaacatctccaaacagcctgtttgagcacacattttctgaaaagtggagcaggtagaagacagagaggatggacttttctcatcattggggggtttgtagacggactagagacacatgttagagttagaggaacatggtgaagtggattttgtatcattatgtgacctttaaattgttCAGTGACGGAATCAGTTTGTTACCTGTCGGCTTAGAGACAGCTTCCTTTTTCATATTCTTTATGATACTGTAGTTTACACAATTTGATTTGCTGCAAAATGTTATATGTTGGttatttttgcttgtttttttttattcatgggAAGTTATTGGTTTTAACGTTTTCATCAATGTTTGaagtttaaatttttaaaacagttttttatcagtagatgaaatgagaaatgcattttctgttttcattcatgacTTTGTATTTGCTGTTAATGAATCcttattgttgtaaaaaaaaaaaagaaaaaaaaaagaaaagaaaaacatttctttttcaccAAGCTCggtctattttttttctccatcagtTTCTACCTGCTTGTCAAGAGATGTGTTCAGCCTGTTCAAAGCCGGTTTATCCGATGGAAAAAATCACAgcagacaaatacatttttcacaaaaCTTGCTTCTGTTGTAAGCAGTGCAAGAAAAAACTGAGGTGAGaaatttaaatattctttaatGACTTTGATGATGCTAAATTTTGAATTGGCCCTAAGGTGAGATAGcccaaattgtaaaaaaaactctgatggCCTAGATAGAGATTAGGTCGCGGCCAATATACGGAGGCAATAGTCCTCCAAGGGGGAGActtgggttcaagtccaacctgtagctccttacctgcatgtcattccccactctctctcctgatctCCTGCTCTTTACTGTTAGCCACTTTGATTCTgctccacaacaacaacacctccaTGTTACTCATCACATGTCCCTCagttagccaatcagaggccaGGAGGATTAAACTCAATGCAAACGTTATGACAGCCACAGAGGTAGATTCAATATATTCTGGTCACAGTTACTAGATGTATATGGCTAAATACACTTCTATAGAGCATCTACTCTTGTAAATATCACATCTAATATTTGGGTCAATACCTACAAGTCACTTTTTTCCAAATTAATTTAATATCTGATTAATGAAAATTTGAACTTGATATTTTCAGTTGGTTCCACATCACAAGGAGAAAAAATAATGTCACATCATTAACTGCTTTTTCGTTTTCCTGTGAACTTTACTGAACACAATCCTTAACCTGAACTGTAACTGACACCTTGTCCTCATTTGTACGTGTAGCATGCAAAATTATACACCTTTACACGGGGAGTTCTACTGTATATTTCACTACAAACAACTGTTCAGAAGAAAAGGGAATTATGATGAAGGCTTTGGACACACCCAGCACAAGAACCGATGGCTGCTACAGAGCGCTGCCGATGTGTGCaatgagtctgagtctgaggcATAAGCACGAATACTGACAAAGTAAGTACCTGAAGGCAACccttaacattttatttatcttgttCTATTCAGTATAATTCATTTACATTGCCTACCTTTGAGTTATGTTCTTTTTGGGTCCACAGCCATCGATGTCTGTGACAACATGGAGGATCTTTTGAAGATGTGTTTGAGATCCCACAATGGCCGCCTGCCGTCGAAATCACACacctgttcacacactgatttataatGAAAGTGTGCAACAGAACAACTAAATTCCACACTAGCTTagaaactgcagaagaagactAATGATGACACATGAAATCATCTTTTCTCCATAGGTAGTTGTATTATATCACCCTCTTGCTCTTTTtacttaaaggtggagtcagtaacTTTTTTCATTGCAGCATGTCAATACAACATACAAACTGGGCCCCTCTTCTTGGGCTCATCACTCCCCCAAGCACACATTCACTGCAGGACATAGTGtatatgtttactgcttgtaccagCTAactgctagcacaagctaaccgctggTGTTTGGagcctgcctgtccaacagaaagcaaacCAACTCCTCGTCTGCGgagtaaaagccaacacaaggttt is part of the Labrus mixtus chromosome 19, fLabMix1.1, whole genome shotgun sequence genome and encodes:
- the LOC132994233 gene encoding xin actin-binding repeat-containing protein 1-like isoform X1, translating into MMKTLLCPSKMAEDPKQRTDCLSTLSSTRHQQGPEDICGTLSQKHMPSHLSKEELHKQQQKSELKRLLKHTHPELKTLDQVVDEELAEVLGSEIGVTAGETGYEGEVLSRRLLFENCALSSKVSPYIHKMHVAERTTEKSNVCKKPAEFEEHAENTSVQGFNKDDKIVGSSLERECEEEVMRIDVQATRRMFENQSGNTQPLYPDKKYQGKVFISGDETRGVQRQETRGVQKQETRGVQKQEQQSEKCRTESLYGQNQRNERKNSFEDEPASLPEQDEFGEAIKTSAALFQNNPFIHTNIEREQSLVHTSKHESPAGDSGADQNYQVANVKNRTHVFESMPFHKIRHQNQDEIETMVENIKETLTSLFHVNIIHSGGSIIEVNETMLAKKAKFTLSEKGPEITYDEVAEGGAQNLILQLLPRANLKPQITYLKEGSNRSMEATVVNVPVHQHQYTSHQDTEFKTANVVQVVEDILNQDNSLRKGVIFQEYGDGCAEVIVYSLYKYFDEEDVKSYSPPQDAECETLETKRREVGGADNQEPQTGFAESKGNRLLQTSHDPTCQGAIRPEIAIKGNVKLFKSCIEKGDLEYLKTLQADSSLEEQEVPPNLSMAAEGRELYHEERDNQVEESTSEWVPVDVKKLKNMFSGDGRTVQPKQHKYLYENHPQSATVSPAITSPNVAVEKSQSSKECSTEVFLHSQVKDTFRQCDDQTQGDACDLPAGPRGSSLLLETQDGDMVHQAELVEVVDDNNEISDLQAAIHSLQQATNEAKSLHRSSQEKHSLSDGESESKEVVQQQLLESASMSVHSSEMMATQQDDEEVVFQGKLKAALDSLERSNINVTRGDFRAAMIYRNTKPKPQKEQSQPGIGASVQQTPVTELKPVADPKPTQEPMKDEVSKKQVMTENDEPPNQSKTQNKPSTSPASERKRNPTCPKPEILPKPEHLKIKPRGIQSTITETPETTKTRPIRTKGTVLQPSANTPLSKKNEHQHDSFKNDSGGDSGLNSEDNQRNELADTAKQMSQENEARIQVQGPVITLAKDDADKNIINHQEEMNASLGGKALQDVPNKESMGETDESPVDFHEACKKFESKKAFSVKSAPVKPKRVKIAQAENKNLKQKSGENSSSINTQVGKEPNKKDPLYNNPKSCGQTADGKGKHEEKIVRESKVEMREKKRPTETEDERRQRLSVHMDEIMRGNMTAAMEIFDNLRKREELQNILCQVEEIEQDTCEVDVRSLRNVFESVPDWVVGADKKKPEKEKVESKEDRLLPTRAESNSSMAHVFGDLERASEEIITLKEQTLTRLLNIEETIKKALCSVSTLKSDSDIAGLSSLFKESLGTVPGSPSFGNIRKISIGSSRTKAQPTKGNPAEPGNTAGPVSASVDEASSKQQSPPSSPAFISIQSAARKTDKAGVPPQNTTICPTCQNNPKREEKFRTTKTLTCNSPAQNRKRDPRRGGGKQPSNQQHNPKRELRVLDVQTDNEGNGMTGTKTVPKNFERADNSGNMFYSSKTSTVVITQPETTTSSGLTVATPATYHVTSYPDVRLPVNQKP
- the LOC132994233 gene encoding xin actin-binding repeat-containing protein 1-like isoform X2 — encoded protein: MFWKMAEDPKQRTDCLSTLSSTRHQQGPEDICGTLSQKHMPSHLSKEELHKQQQKSELKRLLKHTHPELKTLDQVVDEELAEVLGSEIGVTAGETGYEGEVLSRRLLFENCALSSKVSPYIHKMHVAERTTEKSNVCKKPAEFEEHAENTSVQGFNKDDKIVGSSLERECEEEVMRIDVQATRRMFENQSGNTQPLYPDKKYQGKVFISGDETRGVQRQETRGVQKQETRGVQKQEQQSEKCRTESLYGQNQRNERKNSFEDEPASLPEQDEFGEAIKTSAALFQNNPFIHTNIEREQSLVHTSKHESPAGDSGADQNYQVANVKNRTHVFESMPFHKIRHQNQDEIETMVENIKETLTSLFHVNIIHSGGSIIEVNETMLAKKAKFTLSEKGPEITYDEVAEGGAQNLILQLLPRANLKPQITYLKEGSNRSMEATVVNVPVHQHQYTSHQDTEFKTANVVQVVEDILNQDNSLRKGVIFQEYGDGCAEVIVYSLYKYFDEEDVKSYSPPQDAECETLETKRREVGGADNQEPQTGFAESKGNRLLQTSHDPTCQGAIRPEIAIKGNVKLFKSCIEKGDLEYLKTLQADSSLEEQEVPPNLSMAAEGRELYHEERDNQVEESTSEWVPVDVKKLKNMFSGDGRTVQPKQHKYLYENHPQSATVSPAITSPNVAVEKSQSSKECSTEVFLHSQVKDTFRQCDDQTQGDACDLPAGPRGSSLLLETQDGDMVHQAELVEVVDDNNEISDLQAAIHSLQQATNEAKSLHRSSQEKHSLSDGESESKEVVQQQLLESASMSVHSSEMMATQQDDEEVVFQGKLKAALDSLERSNINVTRGDFRAAMIYRNTKPKPQKEQSQPGIGASVQQTPVTELKPVADPKPTQEPMKDEVSKKQVMTENDEPPNQSKTQNKPSTSPASERKRNPTCPKPEILPKPEHLKIKPRGIQSTITETPETTKTRPIRTKGTVLQPSANTPLSKKNEHQHDSFKNDSGGDSGLNSEDNQRNELADTAKQMSQENEARIQVQGPVITLAKDDADKNIINHQEEMNASLGGKALQDVPNKESMGETDESPVDFHEACKKFESKKAFSVKSAPVKPKRVKIAQAENKNLKQKSGENSSSINTQVGKEPNKKDPLYNNPKSCGQTADGKGKHEEKIVRESKVEMREKKRPTETEDERRQRLSVHMDEIMRGNMTAAMEIFDNLRKREELQNILCQVEEIEQDTCEVDVRSLRNVFESVPDWVVGADKKKPEKEKVESKEDRLLPTRAESNSSMAHVFGDLERASEEIITLKEQTLTRLLNIEETIKKALCSVSTLKSDSDIAGLSSLFKESLGTVPGSPSFGNIRKISIGSSRTKAQPTKGNPAEPGNTAGPVSASVDEASSKQQSPPSSPAFISIQSAARKTDKAGVPPQNTTICPTCQNNPKREEKFRTTKTLTCNSPAQNRKRDPRRGGGKQPSNQQHNPKRELRVLDVQTDNEGNGMTGTKTVPKNFERADNSGNMFYSSKTSTVVITQPETTTSSGLTVATPATYHVTSYPDVRLPVNQKP